The Streptomyces sp. NBC_01775 genome includes a region encoding these proteins:
- a CDS encoding FAD-binding and (Fe-S)-binding domain-containing protein, which yields MKTDGRVRRARDDGAERGEIDLAALEARLRERVRGEVRFDAGSRGAYSTDGSNYRQVPIGVVVPYDVEAGAEAVAVCAEFGAPLLSRGGGTSLGGQGTNAAVVLDWTKYCHGLVCVDAEARTCVVEPGIVLDELNRQLSGHRLMFGPKPSTHSHCSLGGMIGNNSCGGSAQAYGKTVDNVRRLEILTYDGMRCWVGPTSETELVEIVAGGGRKAAVYQGLRELASRYLGDIRRGFPRIPRRVSGYNLDSLLPENGFDLARALVGSEGTLVTVLRAELDLVPVPPYEALVVLGHEDICAAADEVPKILQHSAPEQLEALVGAFGEVKALFDPWDRMNPGKLVAPARVDQHLRLGASWRPEGHETHFGYPDDEGSFTRAVTRCVGIGNCRSHSGGVMCPSYRATGEEEHSTRGRARLLFELLNGHADCVVTDGWRSTEVRDALDLCLACKGCKSDCPVGVDMATYKAEFLSHHYAGRLRPVAHYSLGWLPLWARLSRSAPRAVNALLHAPGLARAGKALAGVARERDAPVFTRQSFLQWWTARRVPEPDPADPRTVVLWPDTFNTYFHPSVAKSAVRVLEDAGFQVAVPTRAVCCGLTWISTGQLDTAKRVLRRTVEVLRPWIEAGTPVVGLEPSCTAVFRSDAPELLPENEDVQRLSGQFRTFSELLLNEAPDDWRPPSLTRAATVQTHCHQHAVMRYDADRELMRRAGIDADVLDAGCCGLAGNFGFEREHHEVSMAVGEQGVLPAVREAPPGAVVLADGFSCRTQIEQGGTGRRALHLAEALALGLDGTLPADHPEKLAERPASSPRAARLATAAVLGTGITVAAALASVLRRRI from the coding sequence ATGAAGACCGATGGCAGGGTGCGACGGGCCCGGGACGACGGAGCCGAGCGCGGTGAGATCGACCTCGCCGCTCTGGAGGCGCGGCTTCGCGAGCGGGTGCGGGGCGAGGTGCGTTTCGACGCGGGCAGCCGGGGTGCCTACTCCACCGACGGTTCGAACTACCGTCAGGTCCCGATCGGCGTGGTCGTGCCCTACGACGTGGAGGCGGGGGCCGAGGCCGTCGCGGTGTGCGCGGAGTTCGGCGCTCCTCTGCTCTCGCGCGGGGGCGGTACGAGCCTGGGTGGGCAGGGGACCAACGCGGCCGTGGTCCTCGACTGGACGAAGTACTGCCACGGGCTCGTCTGCGTCGATGCCGAGGCGCGGACGTGTGTGGTGGAGCCGGGCATCGTGCTGGATGAACTGAACCGGCAGTTGTCCGGCCATCGGCTCATGTTCGGGCCGAAGCCGTCGACGCACAGTCACTGTTCGCTGGGCGGCATGATCGGTAACAACTCCTGTGGCGGGTCGGCCCAGGCTTACGGTAAGACGGTCGATAACGTCCGGCGGCTGGAGATCCTGACCTACGACGGGATGCGCTGCTGGGTCGGGCCGACCTCCGAGACCGAGCTGGTCGAGATCGTCGCGGGAGGTGGCCGCAAGGCCGCGGTGTACCAGGGGCTGCGTGAGCTCGCCTCGCGCTACCTGGGCGATATCCGGCGGGGCTTTCCGCGCATTCCACGGCGGGTGTCGGGCTACAACTTGGACTCCCTCCTGCCGGAGAACGGCTTCGACCTGGCCCGGGCCTTGGTGGGCAGCGAGGGCACTCTGGTCACGGTGCTGCGCGCCGAGCTGGACCTGGTGCCGGTGCCGCCGTACGAGGCCCTGGTCGTGCTCGGGCACGAGGACATCTGCGCGGCGGCCGACGAGGTACCGAAGATCCTTCAGCACAGCGCCCCGGAGCAGCTGGAGGCCCTGGTCGGAGCGTTCGGCGAGGTCAAAGCGCTGTTCGACCCCTGGGACAGGATGAATCCGGGGAAACTGGTGGCGCCCGCCCGGGTGGACCAGCACCTACGTCTCGGCGCGTCGTGGCGGCCGGAGGGCCACGAGACCCACTTCGGCTACCCGGACGACGAGGGTTCCTTCACCCGGGCGGTGACGCGGTGCGTCGGCATCGGGAACTGCCGCAGCCACAGCGGCGGAGTCATGTGCCCCTCGTATCGGGCGACCGGTGAGGAGGAGCACTCCACACGCGGCCGGGCCCGGCTGCTGTTCGAGCTGCTGAACGGACACGCTGACTGCGTCGTCACCGACGGCTGGCGCTCCACCGAGGTCAGGGACGCTCTCGATCTGTGTCTGGCCTGCAAGGGCTGCAAGAGCGACTGTCCGGTCGGGGTGGACATGGCCACCTACAAGGCGGAGTTCCTCTCCCACCACTACGCCGGCCGGCTGCGCCCGGTCGCGCACTACTCGCTGGGCTGGCTTCCCCTGTGGGCGCGGCTGTCGCGGTCGGCCCCCCGCGCGGTGAACGCGCTCCTGCACGCCCCCGGGCTCGCCCGGGCGGGCAAAGCGCTGGCGGGTGTGGCCCGGGAACGAGACGCGCCGGTCTTCACACGTCAGTCCTTCCTCCAGTGGTGGACCGCACGACGGGTGCCCGAACCCGACCCGGCCGATCCCAGGACGGTGGTGCTGTGGCCGGACACCTTCAACACCTACTTCCATCCCAGCGTCGCGAAGTCCGCCGTCCGGGTTCTGGAGGACGCCGGTTTCCAGGTGGCGGTGCCCACGCGGGCGGTGTGCTGCGGGCTGACGTGGATCTCCACCGGCCAGCTCGACACCGCCAAACGCGTACTGCGCCGCACCGTCGAGGTGCTGCGCCCCTGGATCGAGGCCGGCACTCCGGTGGTGGGCCTGGAGCCGTCGTGCACGGCTGTCTTCCGCTCGGACGCGCCTGAGCTGCTGCCCGAGAACGAGGACGTACAGCGACTCTCCGGGCAGTTCCGCACCTTCTCCGAGCTGCTGCTCAACGAGGCACCGGACGACTGGCGTCCGCCCTCGCTGACCCGGGCGGCGACTGTCCAGACGCACTGTCACCAGCATGCGGTGATGCGGTACGACGCCGACCGTGAGCTGATGCGACGCGCGGGGATCGACGCCGATGTGCTGGATGCCGGGTGCTGCGGTCTGGCAGGCAACTTCGGCTTCGAACGGGAACACCACGAGGTATCCATGGCGGTGGGAGAACAGGGCGTCCTCCCCGCGGTGCGGGAGGCCCCGCCCGGCGCCGTGGTCCTCGCGGACGGCTTCAGCTGCCGGACGCAGATCGAGCAGGGCGGCACCGGACGCCGCGCCCTGCATCTGGCCGAGGCGCTGGCCCTGGGGCTGGACGGCACCCTGCCGGCCGACCACCCTGAGAAGCTGGCCGAACGCCCGGCGTCCTCCCCGCGCGCCGCCCGTCTGGCCACCGCGGCCGTGCTCGGCACCGGGATCACGGTGGCCGCCGCCCTGGCCTCCGTACTACGGCGCCGCATATGA
- a CDS encoding thiamine pyrophosphate-requiring protein — MKVSDYILQRLREWEVEHVFSYAGDGINGLLAAWERAGNEPRFIQARHEEMAAFEAVGYAKFTGKVGVCAATSGPGAIHLLNGLYDAKLDRVPVVAIVGQTNRSAMGGSYQQEVDLASLYKDVASDFCETVTVPEQLPNVLDRAMRTAYGRRTVTAVIIPADVQELDYSPPTHAFKMVPSSLGMAHYAPVPQEDEIARAAQVINEGEKVAVLLGQGARGARAQVEELADMLGAGVAKALLGKDVLPDDLPYVTGSIGLLGSRPSYELMQGCDTLLVIGSSFPYTQFLPELDQARAVQIDIDPHLVGMRYPFEVNLVGDAAETLKRLLPMLERKKHGAWREKIEKDVGRWWEVMERRARVEADPINPEYVAHALDALLPEDVILAADSGSAANWYARHLRIRGTMRGSLSGTLATMGPGVPYVIGAKFAHPERPALALVGDGAMQMNGMAELITVAKYWSEWQDPRLIVAVFNNHDLNQVTWEMRAMSGAPQFLPSQALPDVPYADFARSIGLDGVRVDQPDDVEDAWHRALAADRPFVIDFRTDPDVPPIPPHATLDQIEAAAASIIKGDSSRTGVLKQGFKAKVQEALPGKGSGKNQPGKQEG, encoded by the coding sequence ATGAAGGTCTCCGACTACATTCTCCAGCGGCTGCGCGAGTGGGAGGTCGAGCACGTCTTCTCCTACGCCGGCGACGGCATCAACGGCCTGCTGGCCGCCTGGGAGCGCGCGGGCAACGAGCCCCGGTTCATCCAGGCCCGGCACGAGGAGATGGCCGCCTTCGAAGCGGTCGGATACGCCAAGTTCACCGGCAAGGTGGGCGTGTGCGCCGCGACCTCGGGGCCGGGCGCCATCCACCTGCTGAACGGCCTCTACGACGCCAAGCTCGACCGCGTCCCCGTGGTGGCGATCGTCGGGCAGACCAACCGCAGTGCCATGGGCGGCTCTTACCAGCAGGAGGTCGATCTGGCGAGCCTCTACAAGGATGTCGCCTCGGACTTCTGCGAGACCGTCACCGTCCCCGAGCAGCTGCCCAACGTCCTCGACCGCGCCATGCGCACCGCCTACGGGCGGCGCACCGTCACCGCCGTCATCATCCCCGCGGACGTGCAGGAACTGGACTACAGCCCGCCGACGCACGCGTTCAAGATGGTGCCCTCCAGCCTCGGCATGGCCCACTACGCTCCGGTCCCCCAGGAGGACGAGATCGCGCGGGCGGCGCAGGTGATCAACGAGGGTGAGAAGGTCGCGGTCCTGCTCGGTCAGGGTGCGCGGGGCGCCAGGGCGCAGGTCGAGGAGCTGGCCGACATGCTGGGCGCGGGGGTCGCCAAGGCCCTGCTCGGCAAGGATGTACTGCCCGACGACCTGCCGTATGTCACCGGCTCCATCGGGCTGCTCGGCAGCCGCCCCTCCTACGAGCTGATGCAGGGCTGCGACACTCTGCTGGTAATCGGCTCCAGCTTCCCCTACACCCAGTTCCTGCCGGAGCTGGACCAGGCGCGCGCGGTGCAGATCGATATCGACCCGCACCTGGTCGGCATGCGCTACCCGTTCGAGGTCAACCTCGTCGGGGACGCGGCCGAGACGCTCAAGCGGCTGCTTCCCATGCTGGAGCGCAAGAAGCACGGCGCCTGGCGCGAGAAGATCGAGAAGGATGTCGGCCGCTGGTGGGAGGTGATGGAGCGGCGCGCCAGGGTGGAGGCCGATCCCATCAACCCCGAGTACGTCGCCCACGCCCTGGACGCGCTGCTGCCCGAGGACGTGATCCTCGCCGCGGATTCCGGTTCGGCGGCGAACTGGTACGCCCGCCACCTGCGCATCCGGGGGACGATGCGCGGCTCCCTGTCCGGCACCCTGGCCACCATGGGCCCGGGTGTGCCCTATGTGATCGGCGCGAAGTTCGCCCACCCCGAGCGGCCGGCGCTGGCGCTGGTGGGGGACGGGGCCATGCAGATGAACGGCATGGCCGAGCTGATCACCGTCGCGAAGTACTGGTCGGAATGGCAGGACCCGCGGCTGATCGTGGCGGTGTTCAACAACCATGACCTCAACCAGGTCACCTGGGAGATGCGGGCCATGTCCGGAGCCCCGCAGTTCCTGCCCTCCCAGGCCCTGCCGGACGTGCCCTACGCGGACTTCGCCCGGTCCATCGGCCTGGACGGCGTCCGCGTGGACCAGCCCGACGACGTCGAGGACGCCTGGCACCGGGCGCTGGCCGCCGACCGGCCCTTCGTGATCGACTTCCGCACCGACCCGGACGTCCCGCCCATCCCGCCGCACGCCACCCTCGACCAGATCGAGGCCGCCGCGGCCTCGATCATCAAGGGCGACAGCAGCCGGACGGGCGTGCTCAAGCAGGGCTTCAAGGCCAAGGTGCAAGAGGCCCTGCCGGGCAAGGGCAGCGGCAAGAACCAGCCGGGCAAGCAGGAGGGCTGA
- a CDS encoding tyrosine-type recombinase/integrase produces the protein MSPAAEGGQLRRSNFRATWVKALKAAGLPAEVHFHDLRHTGNTLASNTGASTRELMTRMGHSTSRAALIYQHMTGDRDRAIADGLGAMIRQSREEDDDPA, from the coding sequence ATGTCACCCGCTGCGGAGGGCGGACAGCTGCGGCGCAGCAATTTCCGGGCCACCTGGGTCAAGGCGCTGAAGGCGGCCGGCCTTCCGGCCGAGGTCCATTTTCACGACCTGCGGCACACCGGGAACACGCTGGCGTCCAACACCGGAGCCAGCACGCGGGAGCTGATGACCAGGATGGGGCACAGCACCTCGCGGGCCGCGCTGATCTACCAGCACATGACCGGCGACCGTGACCGGGCCATCGCGGACGGGCTCGGGGCCATGATCCGGCAGAGCCGCGAGGAGGACGACGACCCCGCGTAG
- a CDS encoding ATP-binding protein yields MHEYMSTERIWELTCPGLPEEVSRVRRWTRDVLRDSPHADDAALIVSELGSNALLHSASGTTNGTLHVSLHRSPGVVVLAVTDTGGSPTKPHVETPNDEEIHGRGLGLVTTLASRVKVSGDDYGRTVTVEMNDKTEELEPQSPPAGHCTLPTQRRTP; encoded by the coding sequence ATGCACGAGTATATGAGTACGGAGCGGATCTGGGAACTCACCTGTCCAGGACTCCCCGAAGAGGTCAGCCGAGTCCGCCGCTGGACCCGCGACGTGCTGCGCGACAGCCCCCACGCGGACGACGCCGCACTGATCGTGAGCGAGCTGGGATCGAACGCACTGCTGCACTCGGCAAGCGGCACGACGAACGGGACCCTCCACGTCTCACTGCACCGCTCCCCCGGGGTGGTGGTCCTGGCGGTGACCGACACCGGCGGAAGCCCGACGAAGCCACACGTGGAGACGCCGAACGACGAGGAGATCCACGGCCGTGGCCTGGGACTGGTGACGACTCTGGCCAGCCGGGTGAAGGTCAGCGGAGACGACTACGGCCGGACAGTCACCGTCGAGATGAACGACAAGACCGAAGAGCTAGAGCCACAGTCACCACCAGCCGGGCACTGCACGCTGCCCACACAGCGGCGAACGCCATGA
- a CDS encoding NUDIX hydrolase — protein sequence MSVAGVIVDDAGRALLIQRRDNGQWEPPGGVVEPGETLPDALQREVLEETGYKIALPATLTGVYKNMTGLIVSMVFRCEAADGSPTTGDETYALRWATREEVTQLADEAYAIRVLDALDGTSPPAVRAHDGVRLV from the coding sequence GTGAGCGTCGCAGGGGTCATCGTTGACGACGCGGGCCGAGCGCTGCTCATCCAGCGCCGCGACAACGGCCAGTGGGAGCCGCCCGGCGGCGTCGTCGAGCCCGGCGAGACGCTGCCGGACGCGCTCCAACGCGAAGTACTCGAAGAGACCGGATACAAGATCGCTCTCCCCGCGACCCTGACCGGCGTCTACAAGAACATGACCGGCCTGATCGTCTCCATGGTCTTCCGCTGCGAAGCGGCCGACGGCTCCCCGACCACCGGGGATGAGACCTACGCCCTTCGCTGGGCCACCCGCGAAGAGGTCACCCAGCTCGCCGACGAGGCATACGCGATCCGCGTCCTGGACGCGCTCGACGGGACATCCCCGCCAGCCGTGCGTGCCCACGACGGCGTACGACTCGTCTAG
- a CDS encoding GntR family transcriptional regulator, which translates to MAALPSGILGALDPTSDRAVFRQIADQIREAIDRGRFKEGSKLPSESELVEHFGVSRMTVRNALSILQSEGLASSEHGRGVFVRPRPPVRRLASDRFARRHRDQGKSAFTVEAEAAGSKPEVDSLEVREEKPAPDISARLGSPRKVLARRRRYLLDGRPVESAVSYLPLDLARGTQIAEPNPGPGGIYARLEELGHRLDHFDEEVRARMPSPTEVKSLRLSSGVPVISLIRTAYDTEGRAVEVCDTVMAADAYVLAYQLPAN; encoded by the coding sequence ATGGCAGCACTCCCGTCCGGCATCCTCGGTGCGCTCGACCCGACCAGCGACCGCGCGGTCTTCCGCCAGATCGCCGACCAGATCCGCGAGGCCATCGACCGGGGCCGCTTCAAGGAGGGCTCCAAGCTGCCCTCTGAGTCTGAGCTGGTTGAGCACTTCGGGGTATCCCGGATGACCGTCCGCAACGCCCTGTCCATCCTCCAGAGTGAAGGGCTGGCCTCCTCCGAGCATGGCAGGGGTGTCTTCGTGCGGCCTCGGCCTCCTGTGCGGCGGCTGGCCTCCGACCGGTTCGCGCGGCGCCACCGCGATCAGGGAAAGTCGGCCTTCACGGTCGAGGCGGAAGCCGCGGGAAGCAAACCCGAGGTGGACAGCCTGGAGGTCAGGGAAGAGAAGCCCGCACCTGACATCTCCGCACGGCTCGGCTCGCCACGTAAGGTCCTGGCTCGTCGGCGCCGGTATCTGCTGGATGGTCGCCCGGTCGAGTCTGCTGTGTCGTATCTGCCTCTGGACCTGGCGCGCGGTACCCAGATCGCCGAACCGAACCCGGGGCCTGGTGGCATCTACGCCCGTCTGGAGGAGCTGGGTCACCGGCTCGACCACTTCGACGAAGAGGTACGCGCCCGGATGCCCTCGCCGACCGAGGTCAAGTCGCTGCGGCTCTCCTCCGGTGTCCCCGTCATCAGCCTCATCCGGACCGCCTACGACACTGAGGGGCGCGCCGTGGAGGTCTGTGACACCGTCATGGCCGCTGACGCCTACGTACTGGCCTACCAACTCCCCGCCAACTGA
- a CDS encoding SCO3933 family regulatory protein, translating to MRTIRVETSTATVLLTEAPEPKVRDRQTGEIAKDATSGETLMKVGVVYIDEGESSLIHVTVPESGVTEGLALGSAVSLPGLVARPWDSVLGGQQRHGIAYRAAAVAPGALPTGGQG from the coding sequence TTGCGCACCATTCGAGTTGAGACCTCCACCGCCACTGTCTTGTTGACCGAGGCGCCTGAGCCGAAGGTTCGGGACCGTCAGACCGGTGAGATCGCCAAGGATGCGACCAGCGGTGAGACGTTGATGAAGGTCGGCGTGGTCTACATCGATGAGGGTGAGTCCTCGCTGATCCACGTCACCGTTCCGGAGAGCGGCGTGACGGAGGGCCTGGCGCTTGGGTCGGCGGTTTCGTTGCCGGGGTTGGTGGCGCGGCCGTGGGATTCGGTGTTGGGCGGGCAGCAGCGGCACGGCATCGCCTACCGCGCCGCCGCCGTCGCGCCGGGCGCCCTTCCGACGGGCGGGCAGGGCTGA
- a CDS encoding FtsK/SpoIIIE domain-containing protein: MPDLMTLMEVGGPVAALGGGAAYLRAKHPAAYWSTVGMPASAARLLGSYGSVMDSCGLTVPPSRLRALAVHATTRREVRPVPPRRGLLRPTSTGMRIRLWLAPGQEPADIAASAERLRHAWGVHGVYVEPVKPGVVEVRLVGFDVLRRVRMPRKAGGGFLRVPVALREDATAFIRDYRAIPHELVLGATLSGKSMYLRHLITGLAGQPVALAGIDCKRGVELAPFASRLSALATDPGQAAELLPALVQEMEDRYDLIRARQGIAPTTPDEEITSDVGGLPESERPVPIVLFVDEVAELFLVASRKDEERRDEMVTQLIRLAQLGRAAGIYLEVCGQRFGAELGKGATMLRAQLSGRVCHRVNDEASAKMALGDIAPEAVGAACSIAPERPGLAVVGDTSGGWSRIRTPYLSLADAAARCAESAHLVPELPALKPFRPTVPAPRPLTG; this comes from the coding sequence ATGCCCGACCTGATGACCCTGATGGAGGTGGGCGGTCCGGTTGCCGCACTGGGTGGCGGGGCCGCCTACCTCCGGGCCAAGCACCCCGCCGCGTACTGGTCCACGGTCGGCATGCCGGCCTCGGCCGCCCGCTTGCTGGGTTCGTACGGGTCGGTCATGGACTCGTGCGGGCTGACCGTCCCGCCGTCCCGGCTGCGGGCCTTGGCCGTGCACGCGACCACCCGGCGTGAAGTGCGGCCGGTGCCTCCGCGTCGTGGCCTGCTGCGGCCGACCTCGACCGGGATGCGGATACGGCTGTGGCTGGCTCCGGGGCAGGAACCCGCTGACATAGCGGCGTCCGCTGAACGTCTGCGGCATGCCTGGGGCGTTCACGGTGTCTACGTCGAGCCGGTGAAACCTGGTGTGGTCGAGGTGCGGCTTGTGGGCTTCGATGTGCTGCGGCGGGTCCGGATGCCGCGCAAGGCGGGTGGTGGGTTTCTGCGGGTGCCGGTGGCGCTGCGGGAGGACGCGACCGCGTTCATACGTGACTACCGGGCCATACCGCATGAGCTGGTGCTTGGTGCCACGTTGTCGGGCAAGTCGATGTACCTGCGGCACCTGATCACCGGGCTTGCGGGACAGCCGGTCGCACTGGCGGGTATCGACTGCAAGCGCGGGGTGGAGCTGGCCCCGTTCGCTTCTCGGCTGTCGGCGCTGGCGACTGATCCGGGGCAGGCGGCTGAGCTGCTGCCCGCACTGGTCCAGGAGATGGAGGACCGCTACGACCTCATCCGCGCCCGTCAGGGCATCGCCCCCACCACACCGGATGAAGAGATCACCTCCGACGTAGGGGGCCTGCCCGAGAGCGAACGCCCGGTACCGATCGTGCTGTTCGTCGACGAGGTGGCCGAACTCTTCCTCGTCGCCTCCCGTAAGGACGAGGAGCGGCGGGATGAGATGGTCACCCAGCTCATCCGTCTCGCCCAGCTCGGCCGCGCCGCCGGAATCTACCTGGAGGTGTGCGGACAGCGGTTCGGGGCCGAGCTGGGCAAAGGCGCCACCATGCTGCGGGCCCAGCTCTCCGGCCGCGTCTGCCACCGCGTCAACGACGAAGCCTCGGCCAAGATGGCGCTCGGCGACATCGCCCCCGAAGCGGTCGGGGCCGCCTGCAGCATCGCCCCGGAACGGCCCGGCCTCGCGGTCGTCGGGGATACCTCCGGCGGCTGGTCCCGCATCCGCACCCCGTACCTCTCCCTGGCTGACGCTGCCGCGCGTTGCGCCGAGTCCGCGCACCTGGTGCCCGAGCTGCCCGCGCTCAAGCCCTTCCGGCCCACCGTTCCGGCTCCCCGGCCTCTGACCGGCTGA
- a CDS encoding DUF2637 domain-containing protein produces the protein MRAYLARVDAVLVQAVIAAALSFAHLHDLASAAGQDGWKAWAYPVSVDLLLVAAWRRLRTGRDKAAGWCWFLVALTASLGANIATAGLLDLDDVPDWLRILVAGWPALAFLGGTLLAHGSGEPSSPAVPDGAEPVPFVEHSAPEPEPAQAMPLAPELPLSDAPPIPAALVEHARKIADAHQARTGAPIDTATLRARLGVPAPLAEQIAAQLT, from the coding sequence GTGCGCGCCTACCTGGCCCGTGTCGATGCCGTGCTCGTCCAAGCGGTCATCGCTGCCGCGCTGTCCTTCGCGCACCTGCACGACCTGGCCTCGGCCGCCGGACAAGACGGCTGGAAAGCCTGGGCCTACCCGGTCTCCGTCGATCTGCTGCTGGTGGCGGCCTGGCGTCGCTTGCGGACCGGCCGGGACAAGGCGGCGGGCTGGTGCTGGTTCCTCGTCGCCCTGACCGCTTCCCTCGGTGCCAACATCGCCACCGCCGGGCTCCTCGACCTGGACGACGTTCCCGACTGGCTGCGCATCCTTGTCGCCGGATGGCCCGCCCTCGCCTTCCTCGGCGGAACCCTCCTCGCACACGGAAGCGGGGAGCCCTCGTCACCGGCTGTCCCCGATGGCGCGGAGCCCGTGCCCTTCGTCGAGCATTCAGCGCCGGAGCCGGAGCCCGCACAGGCAATGCCTTTGGCCCCTGAACTGCCGCTCTCGGACGCTCCTCCCATACCGGCCGCCCTGGTCGAGCACGCCCGCAAGATCGCCGACGCACACCAGGCCCGCACCGGCGCCCCCATCGACACCGCCACTCTCCGTGCCCGCCTCGGCGTCCCCGCACCCCTCGCCGAGCAGATCGCCGCTCAACTCACCTGA
- a CDS encoding mobile element transfer protein, translated as MPLNRRFRAVTRIGPVQVGTAHDGRGREKHTAACTAPRCGFSADYDSRAAAELAARTHRCPAR; from the coding sequence ATGCCACTCAACCGCCGCTTCCGCGCCGTGACCCGCATCGGCCCCGTGCAGGTCGGAACCGCCCACGACGGCCGGGGACGTGAGAAGCACACCGCCGCTTGCACGGCCCCGCGCTGCGGCTTCTCCGCCGACTACGACTCACGCGCCGCCGCCGAACTGGCCGCCCGTACCCACCGTTGCCCCGCCCGCTGA
- a CDS encoding SpdD protein, translating into MLFRPQLPPSPTATHHPAVTTQHAHQMACACQHAQPAPPMAPARRALPSISTGAVAVVLVGGVVLTVLLTAVAVSAISVAVVAVVLRSLLGSGGSTNFRHRRR; encoded by the coding sequence ATGCTCTTCCGCCCCCAACTCCCGCCCAGCCCCACCGCAACACACCACCCGGCCGTGACGACGCAGCACGCACACCAGATGGCATGCGCCTGCCAGCACGCCCAGCCGGCCCCGCCCATGGCCCCTGCACGTCGCGCGCTGCCTTCGATCAGCACGGGAGCGGTGGCCGTGGTCCTGGTGGGCGGCGTCGTCCTGACCGTGTTGCTGACCGCTGTCGCCGTCTCGGCCATCTCCGTTGCCGTGGTCGCCGTCGTCCTGCGCTCGCTCCTCGGCTCCGGCGGCTCCACCAACTTCCGGCACCGCCGCCGCTGA
- a CDS encoding replication initiator, protein MPGILRQLSGLGGCTHPVRLAGQRTEHRVDTATGEIGPALRRLDSNDLPAGDLLVRCGNRRTTRCPACAETYRRDTFHLITAGLRGGKGTPEAVTTHPRVFATFTAPSFGPVHNRPGTRPCRCGRHHPPDEPALGTPLNPGRYDYETAVLWNAHAGMLWRRFTIHLRREIAHRAGLTQRELPERARVSFAKVAEYQKRGAVHFHAVIRLDGPAGGQSRPPHWASAELLTDAIRAAASRAVVPGPVLDGRTHTFAFGRQLDIRTIHGPDLNGAQALTDRAVAAYIAKYATKGAETATGTLDRRLRFIAELAGMDLPAHAERLIRTAWALGARKDLAHLRLRAWAHMLGFRGHFSTKTRRYSTTLGALRTARAEWQRLQVAIQRGDDPHPVDADDVDETTLVLAHWTYAGSGLTPTEQWLSASLSDTSTTPTSPTTAPEGATTHG, encoded by the coding sequence CTGCCCGGTATCCTCCGCCAGCTCTCCGGCCTGGGCGGCTGCACTCACCCCGTCCGCCTGGCCGGACAACGGACCGAACACCGCGTAGACACCGCAACCGGCGAAATCGGCCCGGCCCTGCGCCGTCTCGACTCCAACGACCTGCCTGCCGGTGACCTCCTGGTCCGCTGCGGCAACCGCCGCACCACCCGCTGCCCGGCCTGCGCCGAGACCTACCGCCGCGACACCTTTCACCTCATCACCGCCGGACTACGCGGCGGCAAAGGCACCCCGGAAGCGGTCACCACCCACCCCCGGGTCTTCGCGACGTTCACCGCTCCGAGCTTCGGCCCGGTCCACAACCGCCCCGGCACCCGCCCCTGCCGCTGCGGACGCCACCACCCCCCCGACGAACCCGCCCTCGGCACTCCGCTCAACCCCGGCCGCTACGACTACGAAACCGCGGTGCTCTGGAACGCCCACGCGGGCATGCTCTGGCGCCGCTTCACCATCCACCTCCGCCGCGAAATCGCCCACCGCGCGGGCCTGACCCAGCGGGAGCTCCCGGAGCGTGCCCGCGTCTCGTTCGCCAAGGTCGCCGAGTACCAGAAGCGCGGCGCCGTCCACTTCCACGCCGTCATCCGCCTCGACGGCCCCGCAGGCGGCCAGTCCCGGCCCCCGCACTGGGCCTCCGCCGAGCTGCTGACCGACGCCATCCGCGCCGCCGCATCCCGCGCGGTCGTGCCCGGCCCGGTCCTCGACGGCCGAACGCACACCTTCGCCTTCGGCCGCCAGCTCGACATCCGCACCATCCACGGCCCCGACCTCAACGGCGCCCAAGCCCTCACCGACCGCGCGGTCGCCGCCTACATCGCCAAGTACGCCACCAAAGGCGCCGAGACAGCCACCGGCACCCTCGACCGCCGTCTGCGCTTCATCGCCGAGCTGGCGGGCATGGACCTGCCCGCGCACGCCGAACGCCTCATCCGCACCGCCTGGGCCCTCGGCGCGCGCAAAGACCTCGCCCATCTCCGACTGCGCGCCTGGGCACACATGCTCGGCTTCCGGGGCCACTTCTCCACCAAAACCCGCCGCTACTCCACCACCCTCGGCGCCCTCCGCACCGCCCGCGCCGAATGGCAACGGCTCCAAGTCGCCATCCAACGCGGCGACGATCCCCACCCTGTGGACGCCGACGACGTCGACGAGACAACTCTCGTCCTCGCTCACTGGACCTACGCCGGAAGCGGCCTCACCCCCACCGAGCAATGGCTATCCGCCTCCCTCTCCGACACCTCAACCACCCCAACCAGCCCCACCACAGCCCCGGAAGGAGCGACCACCCATGGCTGA